The proteins below are encoded in one region of Erinaceus europaeus chromosome 15, mEriEur2.1, whole genome shotgun sequence:
- the ELFN1 gene encoding protein ELFN1 produces MASRRWGALWALAALLAHAGGPARADCWLIEGDKGFVWLAICSQNQPPYEAVPQHINNTVVDLRLNENRIRALPSAALSRFANLTYLNLTKNEIGYVEDGAFSGQFNLQVLQLGYNRLRNLTEGVLRGLARLEYLYLQANLIELVTPGAFRDCPSLVNVDLSLNRIQRLHGATFAGLARLSVCELYSNPFFCSCELLGFLRWLAHFANATHAASERVQCESPPPYAGYFLLGRGHSGPPRSILAKLLSVCTDGGESPVPPEPRPPPGRSPAPPPAPPAEPSWAPCADDDSCFSGDGTTPPTPPPTRALPAESRPLLMVKQLTASSATLWVQLPSPFTRMYTLARFQDSRPATVSRLTKAQEEIRLAGLQARTNYTYCVVSTSAGLHHNHTCLTLGLPRPPAAPAPAPGPAGATQSVVAVLGCLFGLLLALGALHCCLRRRRRRGEKHAQAAAASAGGLAKTIIELQYGAEAEAAGLAPGALLGPEALARVPFPPAEAEPAEATKAKAGYMEVRTAEAERREGVPGPDGQASAAEICTIAKEVDKVNQIINNCIDALKAEAAAFPGAKAAPGPEPLAGTHSFLAAFPDTFARGQPTRGLAPGSLRAPAEPQYVERGSPPPPLLAASAALLREPDKARAYAEHRHSYPGPHAQPPLLPPEGPGGRKASILEPLTRPRLRDPAYSPLSPQYRAASYVSEGPARASLGIWERLRLGRRRARDGDEDDCVAAGHALRRKVQFAKDEDLHDILDYWKGVSAQHKA; encoded by the exons ATGGCCTCGAGGCGCTGGGGGGCGCTGTGGGCGCTGGCGGCCCTGCTGGCCCACGCGGGCGGGCCGGCGCGCGCCGACTGCTGGCTCATTGAGGGCGACAAGGGCTTCGTGTGGCTGGCCATCTGCAGCCAGAACCAGCCGCCCTACGAGGCGGTGCCTCAGCACATCAACAACACCGTGGTGGACCTGCGGCTGAATGAGAACCGCATCCGTGCCCTGCCCTCCGCCGCGCTCAGCCGCTTTGCCAACCTCACGTACCTCAACCTCACCAAGAACGAGATCGGCTACGTGGAGGATGGCGCCTTCTCGGGCCAGTTCAACCTGCAG GTGCTCCAGCTGGGTTACAACCGGCTGCGGAACCTGACCGAGGGTGTGCTGCGGGGGCTGGCCAGGCTGGAGTACCTGTATCTTCAGGCCAACCTCATCGAGCTGGTGACACCGGGCGCCTTCCGGGACTGCCCCAGCCTGGTCAATGTGGACCTATCCCTGAACCGCATCCAGCGGCTGCATGGTGCCACCTTCGCGGGCCTGGCACGGCTGTCAGTGTGCGAGCTGTACAGCAACCCCTTCTTCTGCTCCTGCGAGCTGCTGGGCTTCCTGCGCTGGCTGGCTCACTTCGCCAACGCCACCCATGCTGCCTCGGAGCGTGTGCAGTGCGAGTCCCCACCACCCTACGCTGGCTACTTCCTGCTGGGCCGTGGTCACTCGGGGCCGCCCCGCAGCATCCTGGCCAAGCTGCTGTCTGTCTGCACCGATGGCGGTGAGTCCCCCGTGCCCCCCGAGCCCCGCCCCCCACCAGGCCGCTCGCCGGCGCCCCCGCCTGCCCCACCCGCGGAGCCCAGCTGGGCACCCTGCGCCGACGACGACAGCTGCTTCTCGGGAGATGGCACCACGCCGCCCACCCCACCGCCCACGCGGGCCCTGCCGGCTGAGAGCCGGCCGCTGCTGATGGTCAAGCAGCTGACAGCCAGCTCGGCCACACTGTGGGTGCAGCTGCCCAGCCCCTTCACGCGCATGTACACGCTGGCCCGCTTCCAGGACAGCCGGCCGGCCACGGTGTCGCGGCTGACCAAGGCACAGGAGGAGATCCGGCTGGCCGGCCTGCAGGCCCGTACCAACTACACCTACTGTGTGGTGTCCACCAGCGCCGGCTTGCACCACAACCACACCTGCCTGACACTGGGCCTGCCGCGCCCGCCCGCGGCACCCGCCCCCGCGCCCGGGCCTGCGGGTGCCACCCAGTCGGTGGTGGCCGTCCTGGGCTGCCTGTTCGGGttgctgctggctctgggtgcccTGCACTGCTGCCTGCGCCGGCGCCGGCGCCGGGGGGAGAAGCATGCACAGGCGGCCGCAGCCTCTGCTGGTGGTCTGGCCAAGACCATCATCGAGCTGCAGTACGGGGCGGAGGCCGAGGCGGCTGGCTTGGCCCCCGGTGCGCTGCTGGGCCCTGAGGCGCTGGCCCGTGTGCCCTTCCCGCCGGCTGAGGCAGAGCCGGCTGAAGCAACCAAGGCCAAGGCCGGCTACATGGAAGTGCGCACTGCTGAGGCTGAGCGCCGGGAGGGGGTGCCGGGCCCCGACGGCCAGGCCTCGGCTGCCGAGATCTGCACCATTGCCAAGGAGGTGGATAAGGTCAACCAGATCATCAACAACTGCATTGACGCACTCAAGGCTGAGGCTGCCGCCTTCCCAGGTGCCAAGGCTGCCCCAGGGCCTGAGCCGCTGGCCGGCACTCACAGCTTCCTGGCCGCCTTCCCGGACACATTCGCCCGTGGGCAGCCCACGCGCGGGctggcccctggctccctgcggGCTCCCGCCGAGCCCCAGTATGTGGAGCGGGGTTCGCCGCCCCCGCCCCTCCTCGCCGCGTCTGCCGCCCTGCTGCGCGAGCCTGACAAGGCCCGGGCCTACGCTGAGCACCGGCACTCGTACCCCGGCCCACATGCCCAGCCGCCCCTGCTGCCCCCTGAGGGGCCGGGGGGCCGCAAGGCCTCCATCCTGGAGCCCCTGACCCGGCCGCGGCTGCGGGACCCTGCCTACTCGCCACTGTCCCCCCAGTACCGCGCGGCCAGCTACGTGTCTGAGGGCCCGGCCCGTGCCTCCCTGGGCATCTGGGAGCGGTTGCGCCTGGGCCGCCGGCGGGCCAGGGACGGGGACGAGGACGACTGCGTGGCGGCTGGGCATGCCCTGCGCAGGAAGGTCCAGTTTGCCAAGGATGAGGACCTGCATGACATCCTGGACTACTGGAAGGGTGTGTCTGCACAGCACAAGGCCTGA